In Candidatus Eisenbacteria bacterium, a genomic segment contains:
- a CDS encoding BamA/TamA family outer membrane protein: MRWEKRIASQVITWLASLFPAAALLVLVAALHVPPAAAEKPAPEGGFSFLPLPVLFYTPETHLGGGAALLVIHRPEDRPEAHRPSQIAVLLVHTEKKQTQIVVKADLFLREDDWRFLAEAQYENYPDLFYGIGRNSRAEEEETYTQRGPTVLFGVRRRLAEGLYAGPRFSFMDVDVRDAEEGGAIAEGAVDGGGGAKTATIGFGFGWDRRNHPFLPDGGFLLQGTADFGDRRTGSDFAYNAFALDGRAFFPGFGGDHSIGAHLLFEASTGSPPFQLLYGLGDESILRGYHGRRYVDRMKAALQAEYRLPLTGRLGAVLYGGAGDVVRDPGDFKRSKFKHGFGFGFRYDVKPEERLRLRLDIAYGADESGVYVNFGEAF, translated from the coding sequence ATGCGATGGGAGAAGAGAATCGCGTCCCAGGTGATCACGTGGCTCGCCTCTTTGTTCCCGGCGGCGGCGCTCCTCGTTCTTGTCGCCGCGCTCCACGTCCCTCCCGCCGCCGCGGAGAAACCCGCGCCGGAGGGAGGGTTCTCCTTCCTCCCCTTGCCGGTCCTTTTCTACACCCCCGAAACGCATCTCGGAGGGGGCGCGGCGCTCCTGGTGATCCACCGCCCGGAGGATCGGCCGGAGGCGCACCGGCCTTCCCAGATCGCCGTCTTATTGGTTCACACAGAAAAGAAACAGACTCAAATCGTGGTCAAGGCGGATCTCTTCCTCCGGGAGGATGACTGGCGGTTTCTCGCCGAAGCCCAGTACGAAAACTACCCGGATCTCTTCTATGGAATCGGGCGGAACAGCCGCGCGGAGGAAGAGGAAACTTATACGCAACGCGGCCCGACGGTTCTCTTCGGCGTGCGGCGGAGGCTCGCTGAGGGGCTTTACGCCGGGCCGCGCTTTTCCTTCATGGACGTCGATGTCCGGGACGCGGAGGAGGGGGGCGCGATCGCGGAGGGTGCCGTAGACGGGGGCGGCGGCGCGAAGACCGCGACCATCGGCTTCGGATTCGGCTGGGACAGGCGGAACCACCCTTTCCTCCCCGACGGCGGTTTCCTTCTGCAGGGGACGGCGGATTTCGGCGACCGGCGCACCGGCTCCGATTTCGCCTACAATGCCTTCGCCCTGGACGGCCGCGCCTTCTTTCCCGGTTTCGGCGGCGACCACTCCATCGGGGCGCATCTGCTCTTCGAGGCGAGCACCGGCTCGCCCCCCTTCCAACTCCTCTACGGCCTCGGCGACGAGTCGATCCTCCGGGGATACCACGGCCGCCGTTACGTGGACCGGATGAAGGCGGCCTTGCAAGCGGAGTACCGCCTCCCGCTCACGGGACGCCTCGGCGCGGTCCTCTACGGCGGCGCCGGCGATGTAGTCCGCGATCCCGGGGACTTCAAGAGATCGAAGTTCAAACACGGTTTCGGGTTCGGCTTCCGGTACGACGTGAAACCGGAGGAACGCCTCCGGCTCCGTCTCGATATCGCCTACGGCGCCGACGAGTCGGGCGTGTACGTCAACTTCGGCGAGGCGTTCTAG
- a CDS encoding T9SS type A sorting domain-containing protein: protein MRRFLCILSLLVVSAGSAASIGVLLPEKTSDGSLFVDDFNDGVMDTSSILAALVPWQPMYADSSLDFRERDGYFQVFGNTGPEKLGQHRGIQTNPYTYRGWVAASLETLELVSVVEMRNMDPAEPAVNPWGGPAVARMAHHYCCNCCGAGGDFNATVSVGYLFGEGTGPGWNPPGGKWGFRVKWHEWSDRYLVDMDTLFGDEADRFFPTMVDNFGFDEDDSTTATGYVRRNGEWICLGSRKLDMRTCRKTELKSMCEWARNHDIDYRWDNFRLFLHSAKWPVEFLLVDMDTIPMEGDYVLEARDTESDELIDRDTLVASSNFSIHLDHVRHVIPADVDLILFDGEGAVVAAGQLPASGVKGCYPNDAWRLFCDTTSNLTGVTAAGRSDPPSLRLLPNRPNPFNPETRIVFELVRPSEAALSIHDLSGRRIVTLFEGRLGFGAFQSVWDGRDGSGRAAPSGVYFARLRAGSAEETRKLLLIR, encoded by the coding sequence ATGCGTAGATTCTTGTGCATCTTGTCTCTTCTTGTCGTGAGTGCCGGATCGGCGGCGAGCATCGGTGTTCTTCTCCCCGAGAAGACCTCCGACGGATCTCTCTTCGTCGACGACTTCAACGACGGCGTGATGGACACCTCCTCCATTCTCGCCGCCCTCGTCCCCTGGCAACCGATGTACGCCGATTCTTCGCTCGATTTTCGCGAAAGGGACGGATATTTCCAGGTGTTCGGCAACACCGGTCCGGAGAAGCTAGGCCAGCACCGGGGCATCCAGACCAACCCATACACCTATCGAGGATGGGTGGCGGCCTCGCTGGAGACACTGGAACTCGTCTCGGTCGTGGAGATGCGGAACATGGATCCCGCCGAGCCGGCCGTCAATCCCTGGGGCGGACCGGCGGTGGCGCGGATGGCCCATCACTACTGTTGCAATTGCTGCGGCGCCGGCGGGGACTTCAACGCCACCGTCTCCGTCGGATATCTATTCGGCGAGGGGACCGGGCCGGGTTGGAACCCGCCCGGCGGGAAATGGGGATTCCGCGTCAAATGGCACGAGTGGAGCGACCGATATTTAGTCGACATGGACACTCTCTTCGGCGACGAAGCAGATCGTTTCTTTCCCACGATGGTGGACAACTTCGGTTTCGACGAGGACGATTCTACCACCGCCACGGGGTATGTCCGGCGGAACGGTGAATGGATCTGTCTGGGGAGCCGCAAGCTCGACATGCGAACCTGCCGGAAGACGGAACTGAAATCCATGTGCGAGTGGGCTCGGAATCACGACATCGACTACCGCTGGGATAATTTTCGCCTGTTCCTCCACTCCGCGAAGTGGCCCGTCGAATTCCTTCTCGTGGACATGGACACAATCCCGATGGAGGGGGATTACGTGCTCGAGGCGAGAGACACGGAGTCGGATGAGCTGATCGACCGTGACACTCTCGTCGCCTCGTCGAATTTCTCCATCCACCTCGATCACGTTCGTCATGTGATTCCGGCCGATGTCGATCTGATCCTTTTCGACGGCGAGGGCGCGGTGGTCGCAGCGGGACAGCTTCCGGCGAGCGGGGTAAAGGGATGCTATCCGAACGACGCCTGGAGGCTTTTCTGCGACACGACGTCGAATCTGACCGGGGTGACCGCAGCCGGCCGAAGCGATCCTCCCTCGCTTCGTCTTCTCCCCAACCGGCCGAACCCGTTCAACCCGGAGACCCGTATCGTTTTCGAACTCGTCCGTCCCTCCGAGGCGGCCCTCTCGATCCACGATCTATCGGGGAGGCGGATCGTCACGCTCTTTGAGGGCCGCCTGGGATTCGGCGCCTTCCAGTCGGTTTGGGACGGTCGGGACGGATCCGGACGAGCGGCCCCGTCCGGCGTCTATTTCGCACGGCTCCGCGCCGGAAGCGCCGAAGAAACCCGCAAACTGCTCCTGATCCGCTAG
- a CDS encoding class I SAM-dependent RNA methyltransferase, producing MDEAPVIETTIEKLATGGAGLARVGGEVFFVRGALPGERVLTRIVRRARGVVEAEATEILDPSPDRVEPPPGPPGALAGADLAHMRLDAQRAAKTEILRDCLSRIGRIVPADFVEPPEPVGPPWGYRNKIRLHGDGAGLYGMHFPGTRRLIPLERNHLLPDLFHEEALPLLRRLPPAEEATIRFDGRGGFLLSLGSRGRGADRLAARTPTALRREPPPASCAGVLAAGRRAHGKKHLEIRIAGKRFRVHAGSFFQVNLAETEGLLSLVVAALDEAGASPGTPAPLLLDLYGGVGLFSLALADRFERILLVESGGSEIRDAGPNVRRDPDAAGRVEVIHGAVEEIVAGWSARGFPRGDSREAIALVDPPREGLAPAALDALVSLAPRRILYVGCDPATLSRDAGRLVREGYEPLRARVIDMFPQTSHLETLLVLAR from the coding sequence ATGGACGAAGCGCCGGTCATCGAGACGACCATCGAGAAACTCGCCACGGGTGGAGCGGGCCTCGCGAGGGTGGGGGGGGAGGTGTTCTTCGTGCGGGGCGCCCTGCCGGGGGAGAGGGTCCTCACGCGGATCGTCCGGCGCGCCCGGGGGGTGGTGGAGGCGGAGGCGACGGAGATCCTCGACCCTTCGCCGGACCGGGTCGAACCGCCGCCCGGCCCGCCGGGAGCTCTCGCGGGCGCCGACCTGGCGCACATGCGGCTGGACGCCCAGCGAGCCGCGAAAACCGAGATCCTCCGGGACTGTCTCTCCCGGATCGGCCGGATCGTTCCCGCCGATTTCGTGGAGCCGCCGGAGCCGGTCGGCCCCCCCTGGGGTTACCGAAACAAGATCCGCCTTCACGGCGACGGCGCGGGTTTGTACGGGATGCACTTCCCCGGCACGCGCCGCCTGATTCCTTTGGAACGAAACCATCTTCTTCCCGATCTCTTTCACGAAGAGGCGCTCCCCCTGTTGCGGCGACTTCCTCCGGCGGAGGAGGCGACGATCCGTTTCGACGGGCGGGGCGGTTTTCTCCTCTCCCTCGGAAGCCGCGGCCGCGGCGCGGATCGCCTCGCGGCGCGGACGCCGACCGCTCTCCGGCGGGAACCTCCTCCCGCCTCCTGCGCGGGCGTACTCGCAGCCGGGCGGCGCGCGCACGGAAAGAAGCATCTCGAGATCCGTATCGCCGGAAAGCGGTTTCGCGTCCACGCGGGCAGTTTCTTCCAGGTGAACCTCGCCGAGACGGAAGGATTGCTTTCCCTCGTAGTCGCCGCGCTCGACGAGGCCGGCGCCTCGCCCGGAACGCCCGCCCCGCTCCTACTCGACTTGTACGGAGGCGTCGGGCTCTTCTCCCTCGCCCTGGCGGATCGTTTCGAGAGGATTCTGTTGGTGGAGAGCGGCGGTTCCGAGATCCGCGACGCCGGGCCGAACGTACGGCGCGACCCGGATGCCGCGGGCAGGGTGGAGGTGATCCACGGCGCGGTGGAGGAAATCGTGGCGGGATGGTCCGCGCGGGGGTTTCCACGGGGTGATTCGCGTGAGGCGATCGCTCTGGTCGACCCGCCGCGGGAGGGACTCGCGCCCGCCGCCCTCGACGCCCTGGTCTCCCTCGCCCCGCGGCGGATCCTTTATGTCGGTTGCGATCCAGCCACCCTCTCCCGGGACGCGGGCCGCCTGGTCCGGGAAGGGTACGAACCTCTGCGCGCCCGGGTGATCGACATGTTCCCCCAGACCTCCCATCTGGAGACGCTGCTCGTCCTCGCCCGTTGA